The sequence below is a genomic window from Desulfobulbus oligotrophicus.
CGACAAGTGCGTTGGCTGCCATGCCTGCGTGATTGCCTGTAAGGCCGAGTGGGAAGTACCCACTCAATTCGATCGCAACTGGGTGCACCGACTCGGCCCGAGTCTCACCTCAGACGGTATGGCGGCCACCTACTACCCGGGACTATGCAACCACTGTGAAATACCAGTCTGTGTACCGGTTTGTCCGGCTGATCCGGTGAATGTTACCTTCAAGGATGCCAAGACCGGCAAGACAGTTACCATGGAAATCAGCGCCACCTGGAAAGACCCGTTTAACGGGACTGTTCAGGTTGATCGGGAACGCTGCATCGGGTGCGGTGCCTGTGCCGAGGCCTGCCCCTACGATGCTCGTTTTATTGATGAAAGCCTCAAGGACGACACCAGTCTTGGCAAGGTTGACAAGTGTACCTACTGTATGCCGCGGGTCGCCGAAGGGCTGGAGCCGGCATGCGTACAAACCTGTCTTGCCCGGGCCCGGATATTTGGTGATCTCGACGATCCGAACTCCGAGGTGTCCCAGTATGTCAAAAAAGGAGCAGTCGGGCTGACCTCCAAGGCTGTACAGATCGGTCCACACGGGCTGTACTATGCCAGTAAAAAAGGAGACATGGAACTGCTGATGCAGGCTGCACCACAGGAGATGCCCAAGGTCTCACTGCGACGCTCCATGCTCACACGTCTGACGGTTGCCGCCCAGACCCACATGAAGGAAATCGGGTTACTCGGTCTGGCCGGCGGCCTTCTGGTACAATCGGTCCAGGATGATGACAAGGAGTAACGTCAGCTAAAACACCAAAAATCAACTCCATCCCCTGCTCCTTTTCGTAAGTGGCAGGGGATTTTTTGTTCACGAACATCGGGTTGATAATTCGCCCTTTTTATGCCTTGTCCACACACCGCCCTTGAGTGGCCTGAGTAAAAACAGAACAGAACTATTGTTACTGTATCAACCTGCCGATAAAGGAATATGGACACCAATAGCTCCACTGCCGCTCTTTTGCCTGACAAAGAGAAACCGCAACAGGCATCTAAAGCCGAATCTGCGGCCTCGCTGCCTCGTCCCCGGTCGCCGGAACGAAGACAGACCACTGAGCCGGTCTTTGTTGTTGAGGATTCATTTTATCGCTCACGGACACCGCCCAGACCGGTCCACTGGTCCATTGCCTGGTCGGATCTCATGATGACCATGTTCATCCTCTTTCTCGTGCTCTATGCCCATTTTCGTGCCCACCATGAAATCCTCAGCCATAACCAGCCTCACCGGGTAGCCGATGAAAACCTGCCGGTGCAGAGCACTTCATCACCATCAGAACTGGTTTTTCATCCAATTTCGCAGAACATAACTGAAAAAGTCGCAGATGATCTGGATACCATCGCACCCCCCGGACTCAAGCAGGTCGGAGCCGATATCCTCATTCGCAACAGGCTGGAAGAAGACCGGATACCTCCTGAACC
It includes:
- a CDS encoding 4Fe-4S dicluster domain-containing protein, with protein sequence MQYGMIIDVDKCVGCHACVIACKAEWEVPTQFDRNWVHRLGPSLTSDGMAATYYPGLCNHCEIPVCVPVCPADPVNVTFKDAKTGKTVTMEISATWKDPFNGTVQVDRERCIGCGACAEACPYDARFIDESLKDDTSLGKVDKCTYCMPRVAEGLEPACVQTCLARARIFGDLDDPNSEVSQYVKKGAVGLTSKAVQIGPHGLYYASKKGDMELLMQAAPQEMPKVSLRRSMLTRLTVAAQTHMKEIGLLGLAGGLLVQSVQDDDKE